AAAATATGGTGTGTATGTGGGGGTTAAAATACCCTAAATCATCATATTTAAAGTTTAAAAACGTTAAAAAACAATTAATAGTCATAAAAAAGCAAAAATAGGCTGAAAAATCAAAATTAAGGTCAATTTAACTTTATTTATTATTTTTTCATTGAAAAAAGGAAAAAATAGCCGTTAAAGAGAAAAATAAGCCTGTTCTAGCTTTTTGGAAGGAAGCATCATGATTACACTTTCATTCGATATTTGCATAGATGAGAATGAATTAGCATGCTCCTTCTAGATTGATTATTGGAGGAAAAAATGGGAAAAATAGCACCGGTTTCGTCAAAGTACATAGTTCACTCGGCCATAGAAATAGAGGGCGTAGTTGATAAGCCTGATGTGATTGGGGCAATATTCGGGCAGACAGAAGGCCTGCTTGGAGCAGATCTAGAGCTGAGAGAGCTGCAAAGAAGCGGAAAAATTGGAAGAATAGAAGTTAATCTTGAAACAAGAAGCGGCAAAACAACAGGATCAATAATAATTCCGTCTTCATTGGACAAGGCAGAAACATCAATAATAGCGGCATCGCTTGAGATAATCCAAAGAATAGGGCCGTGCAATGCTAAAACAAAAATACAGAACATTGAAGATGTAAGGGTTTCAAAAAGAAGCTTTGTTGTAGAGAGGGCAAAAGAACTTTTAAAAAGCCTTATTGACACAACAATGCCGGATTCGCAGGAGCTTGCGGATGAAGTGGCTTATTCTGTAAGGGTTATGGAAATATCCGAATACGGCGAAGACAGATTGCCAGCAGGCCCGGCAATTGACGAGTCTGATGAAATTGTTGTTGTTGAAGGCAGGGCAGATGTTCTCAATTTATTGAAGCACGGCATAAAAAATGCAATAGCAATGAACGGGACATCAGTGCCGCAGACAATTATTGACTTAAGCAAAAGAAAAACAATTACAGCATTTGTTGACGGCGACAGAGGCGGAGACTTAATCTTAAAGGAATTGCTTTCTGCAACAGACATAGACTATGCAGTAAAAGCGCCTGACGGAAAAGAAGTTGAAGAGATAACAAAGAAAGAAATCCATAAGGCACTTAGAAGCAGAATAAGCGCAGAGCAGCTGAAGCTGGATGTTTCAAGAAGCGCAGAAAGCGAATCCAGAACGCCAACAGCAGCAGGCAGAATCATTGCATCGCAGAGGCAGGTAATGCCGGCGCAGCCTGTGCAGCAATCAAGGCCTTCTTATACAGC
The window above is part of the Candidatus Woesearchaeota archaeon genome. Proteins encoded here:
- a CDS encoding DNA primase, which codes for MGKIAPVSSKYIVHSAIEIEGVVDKPDVIGAIFGQTEGLLGADLELRELQRSGKIGRIEVNLETRSGKTTGSIIIPSSLDKAETSIIAASLEIIQRIGPCNAKTKIQNIEDVRVSKRSFVVERAKELLKSLIDTTMPDSQELADEVAYSVRVMEISEYGEDRLPAGPAIDESDEIVVVEGRADVLNLLKHGIKNAIAMNGTSVPQTIIDLSKRKTITAFVDGDRGGDLILKELLSATDIDYAVKAPDGKEVEEITKKEIHKALRSRISAEQLKLDVSRSAESESRTPTAAGRIIASQRQVMPAQPVQQSRPSYTAPPIRKTAATPEEKKIFKGMLEDLIGTRAAYILDEKSNTLGKVPVSELLTTIKSLGAGCYAVVFDGILDRALVQIAERSSIKHLIAMDSKVRNTETRINILTSAEL